Genomic window (Jatrophihabitans sp.):
TGGTTCGCCGACCGCGGCGTCACCGTCGAACGCGTGCTATCCGACAACGGCTCGTCTTACCGCTCACACGCCTGGCGTGATGCCTGCACTCGGCTAGGCATCATCCACAAACGCACCCGCCCCTACCGACCACAGACAAACTGCGAGGCTGGTGTTGTGCTGCTCCCCGCGGTCTGACTCATAGACCAACCGGCCCGCATCTGGTGCCTTGTTGCCGAACTGTCGACGGCGTGGAGCAGCACGTTTCCCGCCACGCCGGGTGAGCCGCGTGACCTGATAGGAGCCTGGCCAGAGGCCCGATCGCAGTTCTGTCCGCCCAGCTCAACCCGGCGTGCATCACCGCCAGAGCAAGGAGCAGCAGCAGTGACAGCATCCACGGTCGCACCCCCGCCGCAGGGCATCATCATCGGCGTCGACACCCACAGCGACATCCACGTCGCGGTCGGGCTCGACCATCTTGGTCGACGTCTGGGCGTTGAGACCTTCCAGGCTAGCCAAGACGGCTATGCCGCCCTGGAGCGGTGGTCCAGGCAACTCGGCACGGTGGTGAGTTTTGGTGTCGAAGGGACTGGCAGCTGGGGCGCCGGGTTGGCTCGGCACCTGCGAACCAGCGGACATCACATCATCGAGGTCAACCGGCCCGATCGCAGCACCCGCCGCCGGCACGGCAAGAGCGACCCGGTCGACGCCGAGGCCGCTGCCCGCGCGGTCCTCGCCGGAACCGCAAGCTCGATTCCGAAAGCCGGCGACGGCGAGGTCGAGATGATCCGCGCGCTCCAGGTCGCACGTCGCAGCGCACAGAAGGCGCGCTCGCAGGCAGCCAACCAACTGCGCGCTCTGCTCGTCACCGCCCCCGGTCACCTCCGTGACGGGCTGCGCACCGTGGGCATCACCGAGCTGGTGCGCATCGCTGCCCGCTGGCGGACCGGTTCCGAACCCGACACACACCTGGCCGTGACCAAGCACGCCATGCGCAGCCTGGCCCGCCGCCACGAACAGCTCGCCGATGAGATCCGCGACCTCGACGCGCATCTGGACCGGCTGGTCCGTCAGGCCGCCCCCGACTTGATAGCGGTTAAAGGCCTGGGCCCCGTCACCTGCGCTGCCCTGCTGGTCGCCGTCGGCGACAACCCCGACCGGATGCGCAGCGAGTCAGCCTTCGCCCACCTCTGCGGCGTCGCCCCCGTCCCGGCATCATCGGGAAAGACCACCAGACACCGCCTCAACCGCGGCGGCGACAGGCAAGCGAACTACGCGCTCTACATCCTCGCCGTCACCCGGCTGGCCTGGGACCCCCGCACCCGCGCCTACGCCGCCAAACGCCGCCGCGAGGGCAAGACCGGCAAGGAAATCATCCGCTGCCTCAAACGCCACATCGCGAGAGAGATCTACCACCTGCTCGTGCCCTCGCAGCCACCCGCGACCAACCACCCCCTCGCCACTTGACGACCATAGGAGCTTCGGCAAGATCGAACGCTTCCACCGCACCCTCGCCGACGGCTGGGCATACGCCCGCTACTACGACTCCGAGACAGCCCGCCGCCAAGCACTCCCAGCATGGCTGCACTTCTACAATCACCACCGAGCCCACAGCGCAATCGGAGCCCTACCGCCCATCAGCCGCCTGACCAACCTGCCTGGGCATCACACCTAGCACAGCTGGCGCCGGTTTCGCCCGATTATCGGTGTCAGCAGTTACGCTTGCCGGGAATGCGCGTGATGAGCAGGGCACGGCCGAGAGGATCCGCATGGACAGCGCCGCCTTACTGAGCTTGCGGTTCAACCCGGAGGCGGACCTGCTCGCGGCCACCCGGGACTGCGAAGCCGAGGTCTTCCTCCGGGCCTACGGCAACACCCGACAGCAACTCGAGGACGAGTACGGGCCCTACGAGCAGGCCTCGGTGTTCATCGCTCTGGCCGATGACCGCGGTGACGTGCTCGGCGCCTGCCGGCTGATCCGCCCCACCGGACTCGGCCTGAAGAGCCTGGACGACGCGGCCCGTCCGCCGTGGTCCCTCGACGTGGCCCGGTCGGTTCGGGCCGCTCGGCTGGACCCGACGCAGACCTGGGACGTGGCGACGCTGGGCTGCCGCCGAGGGCTCAAGGGCGCGGGCAAGCTGGCCTCGGCGGCGCTGTTCCACGCGCTGGTGCAGGCGGTCCGGGCGAATCAGATCCAGACCGCGGTGATGATCATCGACGAGCGGGTGCGGGCCCTGCTGGCCTCGGCCGGCATGACCGGGCACACGCTGCCCGGCGCCCGACCGGCCCGCTACCTCGGCTCAGCGGCCAGCACGCCGGTGTACCGGCACTGCGACGAGGCCTTCGACCAGCAGCGCATCACCAATCCAGAGGCGCACCGGCTGTACACCCAGGGAATCGGGCTCGACGGCATCCAGGTGCCGCCTCTTGAGCAATTCCGGTTCATCGAGCGGTCCACCGTGGGCGTCGGCTCCGCGCTGGCAGTCGGCGCCTCGGCCTGACCGGGCCGGCGGGTCGCACTACGGGCTGCCGGCGCCGGGCGGCCGGCGTCTGCGCCGATCGGCCTGCAGCCTTCAGGAGTCCCGTCGCTGACCGTCCACCGGCAGCGAGTCGAACCCGCCGTCAGACACCGTGGTCCGATCCCTGATCCAGAACTCGACGTCGGCGGCCGGCATCGGCTTGGCCACGTGGTAGCCCTGCAGGACGTCGACGCCCATCGCGATCAGGTCAGCGGCCGTCGCGGCGTTCTCCACACCCTCAGCCACCGTCCGCAACCCGAGCGCCTGGGCCATCTGGAACGTGGAGGCCACGATCATCCGGCTGCGGGTGTCGGTGTTCATGGCGGCGATGAAGGACCGGTCCATCTTCAGCTCCTGCACTGGCAGGTCGCGCAGGTATGACAGCGAGGAGAAGCCGGTGCCGTAGTCGTCGATCGCGATCTGCACCCGGTGTGCCCGGATGTCTCGCAGGATGGTGCGGGCGCGGGCGGGCTCGGCGATGAAGCAGTCCTCGGTGACCTCGATGACCAGGCTTTCGGCCGGCACCTTGGCCTGGGCGATCGCCTCGTACAGCTGCGGCAGGAAGACCCCGCTGAGCAGTTCCGGTGGCGCGCAGTTGAGCGAGACCCGCGGCTCGAGGCCATTGACCCGCCAGCGACGCAGGTCCTCCACCACCATCCGGCCGACGGCCAGCGACAGCGGCAGC
Coding sequences:
- a CDS encoding IS110 family transposase, encoding MTASTVAPPPQGIIIGVDTHSDIHVAVGLDHLGRRLGVETFQASQDGYAALERWSRQLGTVVSFGVEGTGSWGAGLARHLRTSGHHIIEVNRPDRSTRRRHGKSDPVDAEAAARAVLAGTASSIPKAGDGEVEMIRALQVARRSAQKARSQAANQLRALLVTAPGHLRDGLRTVGITELVRIAARWRTGSEPDTHLAVTKHAMRSLARRHEQLADEIRDLDAHLDRLVRQAAPDLIAVKGLGPVTCAALLVAVGDNPDRMRSESAFAHLCGVAPVPASSGKTTRHRLNRGGDRQANYALYILAVTRLAWDPRTRAYAAKRRREGKTGKEIIRCLKRHIAREIYHLLVPSQPPATNHPLAT